In Juglans microcarpa x Juglans regia isolate MS1-56 chromosome 8D, Jm3101_v1.0, whole genome shotgun sequence, the following are encoded in one genomic region:
- the LOC121242911 gene encoding LOW QUALITY PROTEIN: probable transmembrane ascorbate ferrireductase 4 (The sequence of the model RefSeq protein was modified relative to this genomic sequence to represent the inferred CDS: inserted 2 bases in 2 codons) yields the protein MAVDSPSLVRLLFFARVSGLAVATLVLFWALAFNSSFLIPHSSSQEYLIYTALHPIFMVIGFILISGEAILVHRWLPGSRNFKKSVHLCLQGVALASGLFGIWTRFQXEDGIVANFYSLHSWMGLICVSLFGAQWLIGFLSFWHRGXARTARLKVLPWHVFVGLYTYGLAVVTAETGLLEKLTFLQTRRNLSRHCPESIIVNSLGLGLALLCGIVILASVSPKHQTLQTKFMYSDAKCLSS from the exons ATGGCGGTAGACTCTCCTTCTCTAGTCCGTCTCCTCTTCTTTGCTAGAGTCTCAGGGCTTGCAGTAGCCACGCTGGTCCTCTTTTGGGCTCTTGCTTTCAATTCCAGCTTCCTGATCCCTCACTCATCCTCCCAAGAATACCTCATCTATACA gCTCTTCATCCTATATTTATGGTGATTGGGTTTATTCTAATCAGTGGAGAAG CAATTCTGGTGCATAGATGGTTGCCTGGTTCGAGGAACTTCAAGAAATCTGTGCATTTGTGCCTTCAAGGAGTGGCTTTGGCTTCTGGGTTATTTGGGATTTGGACAAGGTTTC GGGAAGATGGGATTGTGGCTAATTTCTACAGTCTGCATTCCTGGATGGGTTTGATTTGTGTCTCCCTATTTGGAGCTCAG TGGTTGATTGGCTTCCTGAGCTTTTGGCACCGAG AGGCGCGCACAGCAAGGCTAAAGGTCCTACCTTGGCACGTTTTTGTGGGGCTGTACACTTATGGTTTGGCCGTGGTCACAGCAGAAACTGGGCTGCTAGAGAAGTTGACATTCTTGCAGACCAGGAGAAACCTATCCAGACACTGTCCAGAATCCATCATTGTCAATAGCCTAGGACTCGGATTGGCCCTGCTTTGTGGCATTGTAATATTGGCTTCCGTTTCACCAAAGCATCAAACTCTTCAAACTAAATTCATGTACTCAGATGCCAAGTGCTTGTCGTCATAA